One Streptomyces sp. R28 DNA window includes the following coding sequences:
- the hrcA gene encoding heat-inducible transcriptional repressor HrcA — MLSERRLQVLRAIVQDYVGTEEPVGSKALTERHNLGVSPATVRNDMAALEDEGYIAQPHTSAGRIPTDKGYRLFVDKLAGVKPMSPPERRAIQNFLEGAVDLDDVVARTVRLLAQLTRQVAVVQYPSLTRSTVRHVELLSLAPARVMLVLITDTGRVEQRMIDCPAPFGEASLADLRARLNSRVAGRRFTDVPTLVEDLAEAFDIEDRGTVSAVLSTLLETLVEENEERLMIGGTANLTRFGHDFPLTIRPVLEALEEHVVLLKLLGEAGDSGMTVRIGHENAYEGLNSTSVVSVGYGSGGEAVAKLGVVGPTRMDYPGTMGAVRAVARYVGQILAES, encoded by the coding sequence ATGCTGAGTGAACGCAGGCTTCAGGTGCTGCGCGCCATCGTCCAGGACTATGTCGGGACCGAGGAGCCGGTGGGCTCCAAGGCGCTCACCGAGCGGCACAACCTCGGCGTCTCCCCGGCGACCGTTCGCAACGACATGGCGGCCCTGGAGGACGAGGGCTACATCGCCCAGCCGCACACCAGCGCGGGGCGGATCCCGACCGACAAGGGCTACCGGCTGTTCGTCGACAAGCTCGCCGGCGTCAAGCCGATGAGCCCGCCGGAGCGGCGCGCGATCCAGAACTTCCTCGAGGGCGCCGTAGACCTCGACGACGTCGTGGCGCGCACCGTACGGCTGCTCGCGCAGCTCACCCGGCAGGTCGCCGTCGTGCAGTACCCGTCGCTGACCCGGTCCACCGTCCGGCACGTCGAGCTGCTCTCGCTCGCACCCGCGCGCGTGATGCTCGTGCTGATCACGGACACCGGACGGGTCGAGCAGCGGATGATCGACTGTCCCGCACCCTTCGGTGAGGCGTCGCTCGCGGATCTACGCGCGCGGCTCAACAGCAGGGTCGCGGGGCGGCGCTTCACCGATGTGCCGACGCTCGTCGAGGACCTCGCCGAGGCCTTCGACATCGAGGACCGCGGCACTGTCTCGGCTGTGCTCTCCACCCTCCTGGAGACGCTCGTCGAGGAGAACGAAGAGCGGCTGATGATCGGCGGCACCGCCAATCTCACCCGCTTCGGACATGACTTCCCCCTCACCATCCGGCCCGTCCTGGAGGCCCTGGAGGAGCACGTGGTGCTCCTCAAACTCCTTGGCGAGGCGGGGGATTCGGGCATGACCGTGCGCATCGGGCACGAGAACGCCTATGAGGGACTCAACTCCACGTCTGTCGTGTCGGTCGGCTACGGTTCGGGCGGTGAGGCAGTAGCCAAGCTCGGCGTGGTCGGACCGACCCGCATGGATTACCCGGGAACGATGGGAGCGGTAC
- a CDS encoding MBL fold metallo-hydrolase: MTVTWEELGWERLAAGVGRCRLPGWDCTAGLVVGEGGALIVDAGSSLAEGVRLRTQAQWLAGHRVTHLALTHPHFDHVFGAAAFAGAQVYGAVGLDTVFAHERAELRADAVRNGLDQDAADEAIDALVRPHHQVSGEWTLDLDGARQVLLANVGPAHTAHDLVVLVPGGPGSPEVVFCGDLVEESGEPQAGPDAVPSHWPAALDRLLDLGGEDALYVPGHGAVVDAEFVRRQRDTLAARFGVSR; the protein is encoded by the coding sequence ATGACGGTGACTTGGGAAGAGCTCGGGTGGGAGCGGCTGGCGGCCGGGGTGGGGCGGTGCCGGCTTCCGGGCTGGGACTGCACTGCGGGGCTGGTCGTCGGGGAGGGCGGCGCGCTGATCGTCGACGCCGGGTCGAGCCTCGCGGAAGGCGTGCGGCTGCGTACGCAGGCACAGTGGCTCGCGGGTCACCGTGTGACTCATCTCGCGCTGACGCATCCCCACTTCGACCATGTCTTCGGGGCGGCGGCGTTCGCGGGCGCGCAGGTGTACGGGGCGGTGGGCCTGGACACGGTGTTCGCGCACGAGCGGGCGGAACTGCGCGCGGACGCCGTACGCAACGGCCTGGACCAGGACGCGGCGGACGAGGCGATCGACGCCCTGGTCCGCCCGCACCACCAGGTGAGCGGCGAGTGGACCCTCGACCTGGACGGCGCCCGCCAGGTCCTCCTGGCGAACGTGGGCCCTGCCCACACGGCTCATGACCTGGTCGTGCTCGTGCCGGGCGGGCCCGGCTCTCCCGAGGTGGTCTTCTGCGGCGACCTGGTGGAGGAGTCCGGCGAACCCCAGGCCGGCCCCGACGCCGTACCGTCGCACTGGCCGGCGGCCCTGGACCGGCTGCTGGACCTGGGCGGTGAGGACGCGCTGTACGTGCCCGGTCACGGAGCGGTGGTGGACGCGGAGTTCGTGCGCCGCCAGCGCGACACCTTGGCGGCCCGCTTCGGCGTGTCGCGATGA
- a CDS encoding DUF3097 domain-containing protein yields the protein MRQYSPDLTPPWKKPKPVPEVPADPGLVVEEPGTGFCGAVIRCEAGTVTLEDRFGKHRVFPLEPRGFLLEGKAVTLVRPSSAAPVRPTRTASGSVAVPQARARVARAGRIYVEGRHDAELVEKVWGDDLRVEGVVVEYLEGVDDLPSIVADFAPGPDARLGVLVDHLVPGSKEWRIAESVTSEHALVVGHPYIDIWEAVKPSSLGIPGWPKVPRGQDWKTGVCRALGWPSENTGAVWQAILGRVGSYKDLEPELLGRVEELIDFVTSSGEA from the coding sequence ATGCGCCAGTACTCGCCGGACCTGACCCCGCCCTGGAAGAAGCCGAAGCCCGTCCCCGAGGTCCCGGCGGACCCGGGCCTGGTGGTGGAGGAGCCGGGCACGGGTTTCTGCGGCGCGGTGATCCGCTGCGAGGCGGGCACGGTGACCCTGGAGGACCGCTTCGGCAAGCACCGGGTGTTCCCGCTGGAACCGCGGGGGTTCCTGCTGGAGGGCAAGGCGGTCACCCTCGTGCGGCCGTCGTCCGCCGCTCCGGTACGTCCCACCCGGACGGCATCCGGTTCGGTCGCCGTCCCGCAGGCACGCGCGCGCGTGGCCCGCGCCGGCCGTATCTATGTCGAGGGCCGGCACGACGCCGAGCTGGTCGAGAAGGTGTGGGGCGACGACCTGCGCGTCGAGGGCGTGGTGGTGGAGTACCTGGAGGGCGTCGACGACCTGCCGTCGATCGTGGCCGATTTCGCGCCGGGTCCGGACGCCCGCCTGGGGGTCCTGGTGGACCACCTGGTGCCGGGCTCGAAGGAGTGGCGCATCGCCGAGTCGGTGACGAGTGAGCACGCGCTGGTCGTGGGCCACCCGTACATCGACATCTGGGAGGCGGTGAAGCCGTCGTCGCTGGGGATTCCGGGGTGGCCGAAGGTGCCGCGCGGGCAGGACTGGAAGACGGGGGTGTGCCGGGCGCTGGGGTGGCCGTCGGAGAACACCGGAGCGGTGTGGCAGGCGATTCTGGGGCGGGTGGGGTCTTACAAGGACCTGGAGCCGGAGTTGCTGGGGCGGGTGGAGGAGTTGATCGACTTCGTTACGTCCAGCGGTGAGGCTTGA